The DNA sequence CATGTTCAGAAAATTGGCTATGCATGTGAGCGGGGTAGTGAAAATGATGTGATAGATCGCTATATTCAGGCGGCTAAAAAACATCAGGCTGATGTTGTAATTAGAATCACTGGCGATTGCCCTCTAGTTGATCCCGTATTAGTGGATGAATGTGTTCAGCAGTTTTTGGATCAAGATGTTGATTATTTGTGCAATAACTACCCGCCAACGCTGCCAGATGGACTTGATATTGAAGTTTTCAAATTAGCCGCACTTGAAAGGGCGCAAGAAGAGTCCGATAAGCCATTTGATCATGAGCATGTCACACCATATTTACGCGAGCCAGGTAAATTTAAGACAGCCACCATCAAAAATACTGAGGATTTTTCAAGCCTCAGATGGACGGTAGATGAACCGGTGGACTTTGTTGTGGTTGAGAAGGTATTTAATCACTTCTATCCAAACACAGATTTTGACTGGAAGACAGTTCTGAAATTACAGTTAGAACATCCAGAATGGTTTAGTCTTAATCAAGACATAATTCGCAATGAGGGAGCAGTGATGGGTACTGGACAAAAACTCTGGAAAAGAGCTAAGCAGGTAATACCAGGTGGGAATATGCTGCTCTCTAAGCGTGCAGAAATGTTTTTGCCTGATCAGTGGCCAGCCTACTTTAGTAAGGCTAAGGGATGCAAGGTATGGGATCTCGATAGCAAGGAATATATTGACATGTCCATTATGGGAATTGGCACCAATACCCTGGGGTACGGCAATGCAGAGGTCGATGAGGCGGTTCGAAAAGTAGTTGATGCAGGCAATATGTCTACATTTAACTGTCCAGAGGAAGTCTACCTAGCGGAGCGTTTGGTGGAATTACATCCTTGGGCAGACATGGTCCGCTTCTCGCGGTCGGGTGGCGAAGCTAATGCGATTGCGATTCGCATTGCCAGAGCTGCAACAGGCAAAGATAAAGTGGCTATTTGTGGCTACCATGGGTGGCATGATTGGTATTTATCGGCCAATCTAGGTGATGACAAGCATTTGGATGGCCATCTCTTGCCTGGCCTAGAGCCAAATGGCGTCCCGAGAGATCTTCGTGGCACAGTCTTACCTTTTAATTACAACAATTATGCTCAGCTTGAGGCATTGGTGAATGAGCATGATATTGGTGTGATTAAGATGGAGGTCGTTCGCAATAAAGGCCCGGAAGATAATTTCCTACACAAGGTACGCAAGCTAGCTACGGATCGTGGCATTGTTCTCATATTTGATGAGTGCAC is a window from the Polynucleobacter sp. MWH-Aus1W21 genome containing:
- a CDS encoding aminotransferase class III-fold pyridoxal phosphate-dependent enzyme, yielding MKVVAIVQARMGSTRLPNKVMKPINGVPMIELLLGRLSKATLVNQIVVATSIDDRNKVLVDHVQKIGYACERGSENDVIDRYIQAAKKHQADVVIRITGDCPLVDPVLVDECVQQFLDQDVDYLCNNYPPTLPDGLDIEVFKLAALERAQEESDKPFDHEHVTPYLREPGKFKTATIKNTEDFSSLRWTVDEPVDFVVVEKVFNHFYPNTDFDWKTVLKLQLEHPEWFSLNQDIIRNEGAVMGTGQKLWKRAKQVIPGGNMLLSKRAEMFLPDQWPAYFSKAKGCKVWDLDSKEYIDMSIMGIGTNTLGYGNAEVDEAVRKVVDAGNMSTFNCPEEVYLAERLVELHPWADMVRFSRSGGEANAIAIRIARAATGKDKVAICGYHGWHDWYLSANLGDDKHLDGHLLPGLEPNGVPRDLRGTVLPFNYNNYAQLEALVNEHDIGVIKMEVVRNKGPEDNFLHKVRKLATDRGIVLIFDECTSGFRETFGGLHKKYGVEPDMAMFGKALGNGYAITAIIGKRSVMEAAQTTFISSTFWTERIGPAAALKTLEVMEKTKSWEKITETGLNIRKGWQDLADKHDIKIEHWGLPALTGFTIVSENALAYKTLITQEMLVKGYLASNTAYACTEHTPEVLNGFFEALDPVFGMIKECEEGRDIKTLLKSSVCHGGFKRLN